A stretch of Thermostichus vulcanus str. 'Rupite' DNA encodes these proteins:
- a CDS encoding M23 family metallopeptidase, whose protein sequence is MVWGVVVKNFPANFLANWGRLGWLSSFGWMVCTGALSAAASNPQVQISPTDPPLGYTVSVQITAPPETLLLDQPWVNLTHPDGTQAAYPAFPVAPNRWRALLPTTPLDAPGSRQVQIHGFAEEPILPLSLQPRDFPVQSIRLPPGASVWATEVEWAKVEAFRQHISPEKYWQGYFQRPAQGPVTTVFGVRRYYNGEFAEDYYHRGIDYAGPVGAVVVAPAAGRVGLVGYESEGFRIHGNTVGIDHGQGVTSLLLHLSRIDVQEGDWVEAGQPVGAIGATGTATGPHLHWGLFVHNRSVDPVPWLHLAIE, encoded by the coding sequence ATGGTCTGGGGAGTGGTGGTGAAGAATTTTCCGGCTAATTTTCTGGCCAACTGGGGAAGGCTGGGATGGCTTTCCAGCTTTGGTTGGATGGTTTGCACAGGAGCGCTCTCGGCTGCGGCCAGCAACCCCCAGGTTCAGATTAGCCCGACGGATCCCCCGTTGGGATACACCGTTTCTGTACAGATCACGGCCCCACCGGAAACCTTGCTTCTGGATCAGCCCTGGGTCAACCTCACCCATCCCGATGGCACACAAGCCGCCTATCCAGCCTTCCCTGTGGCACCCAACCGTTGGCGCGCTTTGCTCCCCACGACCCCTTTGGATGCCCCTGGATCCCGTCAGGTTCAGATTCACGGCTTTGCCGAGGAGCCTATCTTGCCCTTGTCCCTTCAGCCACGGGACTTTCCAGTCCAAAGCATTCGCCTGCCACCCGGAGCGAGTGTATGGGCTACAGAGGTGGAATGGGCCAAGGTGGAGGCCTTTCGTCAGCACATCAGCCCGGAAAAGTATTGGCAAGGGTATTTCCAACGTCCGGCCCAGGGCCCGGTGACCACCGTGTTTGGGGTGCGCCGCTACTACAACGGCGAATTTGCGGAAGATTACTACCATCGCGGCATCGACTATGCCGGCCCTGTGGGAGCAGTGGTGGTGGCTCCGGCAGCTGGCCGGGTTGGGTTGGTCGGGTACGAGTCGGAGGGCTTTCGCATCCACGGCAATACCGTTGGCATCGATCACGGCCAGGGGGTAACCAGTCTGCTGCTGCACCTCAGCCGCATTGATGTCCAGGAAGGGGACTGGGTGGAAGCGGGGCAGCCGGTTGGGGCCATTGGTGCTACCGGAACCGCGACTGGGCCTCACCTACACTGGGGGTTATTCGTTCACAATCGTTCTGTGGATCCTGTGCCGTGGTTGCATTTGGCTATCGAGTAA
- the holA gene encoding DNA polymerase III subunit delta, which produces MPVYFYWGEDHYRLMQAVQQLREQVLDPDWAAFNYDRLPPESTITGLNQAMTPPFGAGARLVWLEDTHLTQHCPEDLWEEVERTLAQLPSTTHLLLTTTSKPDGRLKSTKILKKTAIVREFQPLAAWDEEGILKQVHSEASQRHLKLSPEAAQKLAEAVGNDSRRLVMELEKLALFTAGSRDPITPEQIEALVPASAYNSFQLAACLRKGDLDQALLILTHLLDQNEPALKILAVLVGQFRTWLWVRLLLDQGERDPKAIAQKAEIGNPNRVYFLQKEVGSLKTVTLLKVMQQLLQLEYDLKQGQPERGAFQEALIQIVALLKAA; this is translated from the coding sequence GTGCCCGTCTATTTCTATTGGGGAGAAGATCACTACCGTCTTATGCAGGCGGTGCAACAGTTGCGGGAACAGGTGCTGGATCCCGATTGGGCCGCCTTCAATTACGATCGCCTACCGCCGGAATCCACTATCACCGGACTCAACCAGGCCATGACCCCCCCTTTCGGAGCAGGGGCTCGCTTGGTTTGGTTGGAAGACACCCATTTGACCCAACATTGCCCAGAGGACCTTTGGGAGGAAGTGGAGCGGACTTTGGCGCAGTTGCCCAGTACCACCCACCTGCTGTTGACCACCACCAGCAAACCAGATGGCCGCCTGAAATCCACCAAGATCCTAAAAAAAACGGCGATTGTGCGAGAGTTTCAACCCCTGGCCGCCTGGGATGAAGAAGGGATCCTCAAGCAGGTCCACTCTGAAGCCAGCCAACGGCATCTTAAGCTCAGCCCTGAAGCAGCCCAGAAATTGGCCGAGGCGGTAGGCAATGACTCCCGTCGCTTGGTGATGGAACTGGAAAAGTTGGCCCTCTTCACAGCCGGTTCAAGGGATCCGATTACGCCAGAGCAGATCGAAGCTTTAGTCCCAGCCAGTGCTTATAACAGCTTTCAATTGGCGGCCTGCCTACGCAAAGGGGACCTGGATCAAGCCCTGCTGATCTTGACCCATCTGCTGGATCAAAACGAGCCTGCCCTGAAGATTCTGGCGGTGTTGGTGGGCCAATTTCGCACATGGTTGTGGGTGCGGCTACTGCTGGATCAGGGGGAACGGGATCCCAAGGCCATTGCTCAAAAGGCGGAAATCGGCAACCCCAATCGGGTTTACTTCCTGCAGAAAGAAGTGGGATCCCTGAAAACGGTGACTTTGTTGAAAGTGATGCAGCAGCTTTTGCAACTGGAATATGACCTCAAGCAAGGGCAGCCGGAACGGGGTGCCTTTCAGGAGGCGCTGATCCAAATTGTTGCCCTTCTCAAGGCAGCCTAA
- a CDS encoding Uma2 family endonuclease, translated as MVITGELTRDPLLSLPPLENGDHLSRDEFERRYAAMPHLRKAELVEGVVYMASPLRMRSHGEPHGDLTTWLGVYKASTPGIVLGIEPTVRLDPDNEPQPDVVLFVPGRQASINAEDYIEGSPELVVEVAASSAALDLHDKKRAYHRNGVQDYIVWRTLEGQLDWFQWESQGYVAQVPDEQGILRSRAFPGLWLALPALLAGELGRVLSVLQEGLKTPEHATWVEELQRLGPSSPA; from the coding sequence ATGGTGATCACCGGTGAATTAACCCGTGACCCACTCCTTTCCCTTCCACCCTTAGAGAATGGGGATCACCTCAGCCGCGACGAGTTTGAGCGCCGCTATGCTGCCATGCCCCACTTGAGGAAAGCCGAACTGGTGGAAGGAGTGGTCTATATGGCATCACCCCTGAGAATGAGAAGTCATGGGGAACCCCACGGGGACTTGACAACTTGGCTGGGTGTTTACAAAGCATCAACACCAGGAATTGTGCTGGGCATTGAACCGACAGTCCGCTTGGATCCGGATAATGAACCCCAGCCGGATGTCGTGTTGTTTGTGCCCGGTCGTCAAGCCTCGATTAACGCAGAAGACTACATCGAAGGATCCCCCGAACTGGTGGTAGAAGTCGCTGCCAGCAGTGCCGCACTGGATCTGCACGATAAAAAGCGGGCTTATCACCGCAATGGCGTACAGGACTATATCGTTTGGCGTACCTTGGAAGGCCAGTTGGATTGGTTCCAATGGGAATCTCAGGGCTACGTTGCCCAAGTCCCCGATGAACAGGGGATCCTGCGAAGCCGGGCTTTTCCGGGGTTGTGGTTGGCTCTACCCGCTTTGCTGGCTGGAGAATTGGGACGGGTCTTGTCGGTGTTGCAAGAAGGCCTGAAAACACCCGAACATGCAACCTGGGTTGAGGAACTCCAGCGCCTTGGTCCATCCTCGCCAGCCTAG
- a CDS encoding NAD(P)/FAD-dependent oxidoreductase, translated as MLTQLYYREIPFPNRAEVVRWLQTIPLPEGGKRIPTASGLRIQGSGAELALLTWTGLNTTYLKVFQWSERPFPKQRKWLRELETAIQAQFPHRYPQLPEINLEAGSIFEQLEPFYPQTVKYFRRIPNGEFDLQRVYWWEKRWREEVQSPPKHPQPVLFKQPSPDPAESHWDLVIVGGALGAIYGAAMARLGYRVALVERLPFGRMNREWNISRRELRTLVEMGLLSAEQVESLILREYTDGFNKFFDGNSPIKAPVVHTPTVLNLAIDAEKLLHLCGEILRSCGGAIYDRSEFQRAYLTEQEVTLVLKDLREGQVFTLGSRLLVDAMGTASPIAQQLYRQRAFDSVCPTVGATIQGGFEPGVWDPQFGDILASHGDISRGRQLIWELFPGPGNDLTFYLFHYHQVHPENPGSLLELYEDFFTILPEYRRCDPEQLQWKKATFGYIPGRFHHGAPHSDPDSRFDRVLLIGDAAAMQSPLSFTGFGSLIRNCPRLCDLSHTALRHNLLTAPDLAQIRAYQGNSAVTWLFSRGMMVPTGKVLPPARINATLNSFFGILASESPEVVDDFIKDRAGWIPFNRMAIKAALQNPRLLLWIWNAVGAKGFADWLPTYFSYTGLALLSFLLRGWVPGLLRRLQPWLEAHYPRLWLRCLHWSYILTYGVGQPRIELQLPTAGPPPSAQ; from the coding sequence GTGCTCACCCAGCTGTACTACCGCGAGATCCCCTTTCCCAATCGTGCTGAAGTGGTGCGATGGCTACAAACGATTCCTCTGCCGGAAGGGGGGAAACGGATCCCGACGGCCAGTGGCTTGCGCATCCAGGGATCCGGTGCCGAACTGGCTTTGTTGACCTGGACAGGATTGAATACCACCTACCTGAAGGTGTTTCAGTGGTCGGAGCGGCCTTTTCCGAAGCAGCGCAAATGGCTGAGAGAGCTGGAAACCGCGATTCAGGCACAATTTCCCCATCGCTACCCGCAATTGCCTGAAATTAACTTGGAGGCGGGTTCTATTTTTGAACAACTGGAGCCGTTCTACCCACAAACTGTGAAGTATTTCCGGCGGATCCCGAATGGGGAGTTTGACCTGCAACGGGTCTATTGGTGGGAAAAGCGTTGGCGTGAGGAGGTGCAATCCCCCCCAAAACATCCTCAGCCGGTGTTGTTTAAGCAACCTTCACCTGACCCTGCTGAGAGCCATTGGGATCTGGTGATCGTGGGTGGAGCGCTTGGGGCGATTTATGGAGCGGCCATGGCTCGTCTGGGCTACCGGGTGGCCCTGGTGGAGCGCCTGCCTTTTGGCCGCATGAACCGCGAGTGGAACATTTCCCGGCGAGAGTTGAGAACCCTAGTGGAGATGGGCCTTCTCAGTGCGGAGCAAGTGGAAAGCTTGATCCTGCGGGAATATACGGATGGATTCAACAAATTCTTTGATGGTAACAGCCCGATTAAGGCCCCCGTGGTGCATACGCCAACCGTGTTGAACCTGGCCATTGATGCGGAAAAACTGTTGCACCTGTGCGGTGAGATTCTCCGGTCTTGCGGGGGAGCCATCTATGACCGCAGCGAATTTCAACGGGCTTACCTCACGGAGCAAGAGGTAACCCTGGTTCTCAAGGACTTGCGAGAGGGGCAAGTTTTTACCTTGGGATCCCGCCTTTTGGTAGATGCGATGGGCACCGCTTCACCGATTGCTCAACAGCTGTATCGGCAACGGGCCTTCGATAGCGTTTGCCCAACTGTGGGAGCAACCATCCAAGGGGGATTTGAGCCGGGGGTTTGGGATCCCCAATTTGGGGATATTCTCGCCAGCCATGGGGACATCAGTCGCGGTCGGCAGTTGATTTGGGAACTCTTCCCCGGCCCCGGCAACGACCTGACGTTTTACCTGTTTCATTACCACCAGGTTCATCCCGAGAATCCCGGATCCCTGCTGGAGCTGTACGAAGACTTTTTCACCATCCTGCCGGAATACCGCCGCTGCGACCCCGAGCAACTGCAGTGGAAAAAAGCCACCTTTGGCTATATCCCCGGACGTTTTCATCACGGTGCTCCTCACTCGGATCCCGACAGCCGCTTTGACCGGGTGCTGCTCATTGGAGATGCGGCAGCCATGCAATCGCCCCTTAGTTTCACCGGCTTTGGCTCGTTAATCCGCAACTGCCCGCGCCTGTGCGATCTTTCCCATACCGCCCTCCGTCACAATCTGCTCACGGCCCCCGATCTAGCCCAAATCCGAGCCTATCAGGGTAATTCCGCCGTCACTTGGCTGTTCTCGCGGGGGATGATGGTGCCCACGGGTAAGGTTTTGCCCCCTGCCCGGATCAACGCGACTCTGAATAGTTTTTTTGGCATTCTTGCCAGTGAGAGCCCAGAAGTGGTGGATGATTTCATCAAGGATCGGGCTGGGTGGATCCCGTTCAACCGCATGGCGATCAAGGCCGCTCTGCAAAACCCAAGGCTGCTGCTGTGGATCTGGAACGCCGTAGGGGCCAAGGGGTTTGCCGACTGGTTGCCCACCTATTTCAGCTATACCGGGCTGGCCCTGCTCTCTTTTTTGCTCAGGGGTTGGGTGCCAGGGCTATTGCGGCGTCTGCAACCTTGGCTAGAGGCCCATTATCCGCGTCTCTGGCTGCGGTGCCTCCATTGGAGCTACATCCTCACCTACGGCGTAGGGCAACCGCGTATCGAGTTGCAACTGCCTACTGCAGGCCCACCCCCCTCCGCCCAGTGA